In Deinococcus proteolyticus MRP, a single genomic region encodes these proteins:
- a CDS encoding heteromeric transposase endonuclease subunit TnsA: MEAVRKIRRGHRGNRGRIFAPKAGGNAEFESTLERDFYYLLQFSSEVEKFFPQPVRLSYQGSNGRKKSYVPDTLVYYRDGQYPCLFEVKHVEQLRENPLEYRLRFQAARAYAREQGWRFSTTTERTIRGITLDNITFLRQFLDPNREFQAEDLAFLRQAVDGRTTPRAIFASLPLARKGTLLPAFWYLVASGEIQLSLQERLSMDSVIWRTP; the protein is encoded by the coding sequence ATGGAAGCTGTCAGGAAAATCAGGCGGGGGCACCGTGGAAATCGTGGCAGAATTTTCGCGCCTAAAGCTGGCGGTAACGCCGAATTTGAGTCCACGTTGGAGAGAGATTTCTATTACCTGCTGCAATTCTCTTCCGAGGTCGAAAAGTTTTTTCCTCAGCCAGTGAGGTTGTCCTATCAAGGCAGTAACGGACGCAAGAAAAGTTATGTACCGGATACTCTGGTCTATTACCGGGATGGACAGTATCCCTGCTTGTTCGAGGTCAAGCATGTTGAGCAACTGCGCGAAAACCCTCTGGAGTACCGCTTACGGTTTCAAGCAGCGCGTGCTTACGCTCGTGAGCAGGGCTGGCGTTTTAGTACCACCACGGAACGGACCATTCGCGGCATAACGCTGGATAACATTACTTTTCTACGCCAATTTCTTGACCCAAATCGGGAGTTCCAAGCTGAAGACCTAGCATTTCTGAGACAAGCTGTAGATGGTCGTACAACCCCACGTGCCATTTTCGCTTCTCTACCTCTAGCCCGTAAGGGAACTCTGCTACCTGCGTTCTGGTACCTGGTGGCCTCTGGCGAGATTCAGCTCTCGCTTCAAGAACGGCTCAGTATGGATAGTGTGATCTGGAGGACTCCATGA
- a CDS encoding TniB family NTP-binding protein, translating to MTHKRKGALVAAAAQRLDADDGERIEFFRGRLWIGYPKARAVLAKLERLYDYPEVTRPPNLLVVTETNNGKTSIVERFKELHPDVDDPLSDGVKMPVVLLDTPPSGDEERLYAHILKKLRPTTRVPNGKDAKLIQVERLLQGLQVRVLILDEFNNSLTGQANQRQQMYNALKGLSNGLRRPIVLTGTYQALTALRSDPQLQNRVVAVPT from the coding sequence GTGACACATAAGAGAAAAGGGGCGCTGGTGGCGGCTGCAGCACAGAGGCTGGACGCAGATGACGGTGAACGCATCGAATTTTTCCGGGGTAGACTCTGGATCGGATATCCGAAGGCCAGGGCGGTGTTGGCGAAACTAGAGCGACTCTATGACTACCCTGAGGTCACACGTCCCCCGAATCTACTGGTGGTCACAGAGACGAATAATGGCAAAACCAGCATCGTAGAGCGCTTCAAGGAACTGCATCCGGATGTGGATGACCCGCTGAGTGATGGCGTGAAGATGCCTGTGGTGTTACTGGACACCCCGCCAAGTGGTGATGAGGAACGCCTGTATGCCCACATCCTTAAGAAGCTACGGCCCACGACGCGGGTACCAAATGGTAAAGATGCCAAGCTGATTCAGGTAGAACGTCTCCTGCAAGGGCTTCAGGTGCGTGTATTGATCCTTGATGAGTTCAATAACTCACTGACTGGTCAGGCGAATCAGCGGCAGCAGATGTACAACGCGCTGAAAGGTTTGAGTAACGGACTCAGGCGGCCCATTGTTCTGACCGGAACGTATCAGGCATTAACAGCCCTACGCAGTGACCCACAGCTTCAGAACCGGGTAGTGGCTGTACCAACGTGA
- a CDS encoding helix-turn-helix domain-containing protein — protein MTLTLKSDQWVTWQGREGRVVRSISLHDAQLRDRNGEIFTAPIAELVPLDAGQSTRPVRTVDSQKNQVIFQQAQRRLDAIRPLLELGPLRKRRDVVQRAEELNCSPATLYRWIRNYESGDFDSLVHQRRSDAGKGRLSEEVEQVMQRLIDRRYLTSQRPTMTEVYRTLLLEIQTMNRNRAEGEPEVVAPTYQTFRRRIYQTSERKRVSRRYGEGAAKRADPITAHYPGATYPLAVVQADHTQLDIKLVDSIHRQPMAGRPWITLIMDVFSRVVLGFHISLDPPSAYSVGQALTHAILPKNLWLARHREDVKRVLEELSEDELEIDWPCWGKPVKFMVDNGREFWGEMLHRTCAQYAIDQEFRPVLRPEYGSHIERILGTVAVELHSLPGTTFSNIAERGKYDSEAKAVMTFEGLQVWLTAFLLGAYHNRQHSKIGMTPIEKWEQGLLEGTEERPPTGLPAMFMGDRAERLKMDLLPFFEATVQREGVRNEGMVYQDPVLHAYIKAKDPERINRSRVFTFRYDPTDISQVYFLDPELNRYFPVRCIQPDFPSISIWEMRAAKRFGKAQGLEVKDTRTIMNAYQLMRRVAEREEEQTKHTRREEERRRQRARAPKATDSVAKPKLSTKRPALSVFSDLGDIQPFDDIDT, from the coding sequence ATGACGCTAACGCTGAAAAGTGATCAGTGGGTAACCTGGCAAGGTCGGGAAGGCCGTGTAGTTCGCAGCATCTCCTTGCACGATGCGCAACTGCGTGACCGTAATGGAGAGATCTTTACAGCCCCCATTGCAGAGCTGGTACCTCTTGACGCAGGGCAAAGCACCCGCCCTGTACGTACTGTTGATTCCCAAAAAAATCAGGTTATTTTTCAGCAAGCCCAGCGGCGCTTAGATGCGATCAGGCCGCTGCTGGAGCTTGGGCCATTAAGGAAGCGCCGTGATGTGGTACAGCGTGCCGAGGAACTGAACTGTAGTCCAGCGACACTCTACCGTTGGATCAGGAATTATGAATCAGGTGATTTCGACAGTCTGGTTCACCAACGCCGCAGTGATGCTGGAAAGGGAAGGTTGTCAGAAGAGGTGGAACAGGTCATGCAGCGGTTAATTGATCGCCGCTACCTGACTTCCCAGCGGCCCACAATGACCGAGGTGTACCGGACGCTGCTGCTGGAGATCCAGACCATGAACAGGAACCGTGCTGAGGGTGAGCCGGAAGTGGTGGCCCCTACCTATCAGACATTCCGCCGCCGGATTTACCAGACTTCGGAACGCAAACGTGTGAGTCGGCGTTACGGTGAGGGTGCGGCCAAGCGTGCAGACCCAATTACCGCGCACTATCCAGGGGCGACTTATCCCCTTGCTGTAGTGCAGGCTGATCATACCCAGTTGGACATCAAACTGGTGGATAGTATTCACCGTCAACCGATGGCAGGTCGTCCCTGGATTACCCTAATCATGGACGTATTCAGCCGGGTAGTCCTTGGTTTTCATATCTCCCTTGATCCTCCAAGTGCCTATTCAGTGGGTCAAGCATTGACACATGCCATTTTGCCCAAAAACCTGTGGCTGGCCCGACACCGTGAAGACGTTAAACGGGTCTTGGAAGAACTCTCCGAGGATGAATTAGAGATTGATTGGCCCTGCTGGGGGAAGCCGGTCAAATTCATGGTGGATAACGGGCGGGAGTTCTGGGGGGAGATGCTCCACCGCACCTGTGCGCAGTACGCCATTGACCAGGAATTTCGGCCTGTACTTCGTCCAGAATACGGGAGTCACATCGAACGTATTCTTGGGACAGTGGCCGTGGAGCTGCATAGCCTCCCAGGAACAACATTCAGCAATATTGCTGAGCGGGGCAAATATGACTCCGAGGCCAAAGCGGTCATGACTTTTGAGGGGCTACAGGTTTGGCTCACCGCTTTTCTGCTTGGGGCTTATCACAACAGACAGCACTCTAAAATTGGCATGACTCCTATCGAAAAGTGGGAGCAAGGTCTGCTTGAAGGTACCGAAGAACGTCCGCCAACAGGACTACCAGCCATGTTCATGGGTGACCGGGCTGAGCGACTCAAGATGGATCTCCTTCCATTTTTCGAGGCGACGGTGCAACGTGAAGGGGTTCGCAATGAGGGAATGGTTTATCAGGACCCGGTTCTGCACGCTTATATCAAGGCGAAGGACCCGGAACGTATCAACCGCTCGAGAGTGTTCACTTTTCGCTACGACCCGACGGATATCAGTCAAGTGTATTTCCTTGACCCAGAGCTGAATCGGTACTTTCCAGTGCGGTGTATCCAACCAGATTTTCCGAGTATTAGCATCTGGGAAATGCGTGCTGCCAAGAGGTTTGGAAAGGCACAGGGGCTGGAGGTCAAGGACACCCGCACGATCATGAATGCCTATCAGTTAATGCGCCGTGTGGCTGAACGTGAAGAGGAGCAAACCAAGCATACCCGGCGCGAGGAGGAACGTCGTCGGCAGCGGGCACGGGCCCCTAAAGCCACAGACAGCGTAGCCAAGCCGAAGCTGTCCACCAAGCGCCCAGCTCTAAGCGTCTTCAGTGATCTTGGAGATATTCAGCCCTTTGACGATATTGATACCTAG